In one Armatimonadota bacterium genomic region, the following are encoded:
- a CDS encoding bifunctional homocysteine S-methyltransferase/methylenetetrahydrofolate reductase codes for MDHPFLQRLGRGVLVADGAMGTLLYARGVPFDQSFELLNVTDRDRVLQIHLDYIRAGAELIETNTFAGNRIKLASRGLADRVRELNRAGAKVAKEARDVAGAPVFIAGSVGPLGKPLRPFGLISVEEAHDAFREQVEALTEGGVDLILLETFSDLDELRVAVRAAREATDLPVVAEMTFDEEGLTLRGNAPAEVVRALEPLGVAAVGANCSVGPLPMVDVVAAMAQAASVPIFAMPNAGFPARVEGRFMYFTSPGYFAEHARRMVQVGARVVGGCCGTTPEHIAAIAEAVRALQPGARVEVVLPPVPKPEPAPVVPSEPTELSRKLGRQFVISVEVDPPKGTDPRKDLLGAQMLREPGIDAVNVGDSPLGRVRMGAVAMCVLVQQQVGLETIIHFTTRDRNLMALQADLIGLHALGVRNILALTGDPPRAGDYPGATAVYDTDSIGLARILKRLNEGTDLAGKPIGQPTSFCVAVAFDMHPDTLDREMARLDRKIEAGADFVMTQPIFEPEVLDHYLRRVGRPPRPMLIGVLPLQSGRHAEFLHHEVPGIHIPDWVRQRMARAGNRGREEGLQLAIELLDAIADRIDGVYLMPSFGRYEVVAELVTRLRTHPALASGRSRP; via the coding sequence GTGGACCACCCTTTTCTGCAAAGACTGGGACGCGGAGTCCTCGTCGCCGACGGCGCGATGGGAACGTTGCTGTACGCGCGGGGCGTCCCGTTCGACCAGTCGTTCGAGCTGCTGAATGTCACCGACCGGGACCGCGTCCTGCAGATCCACCTCGACTACATCCGCGCCGGCGCGGAACTGATCGAGACCAACACCTTCGCCGGCAACCGCATCAAGCTCGCCAGCCGCGGCCTCGCCGACCGGGTGCGCGAGCTGAACCGCGCGGGCGCGAAGGTGGCCAAGGAGGCGCGTGACGTCGCCGGCGCACCGGTGTTCATCGCCGGCTCCGTAGGCCCGTTGGGTAAGCCGTTGCGACCGTTCGGGTTGATCTCCGTGGAGGAAGCCCACGACGCGTTCCGCGAGCAGGTCGAGGCCCTCACCGAGGGCGGCGTCGATCTGATCCTGCTGGAGACGTTCTCCGATCTCGACGAACTCCGCGTCGCCGTCCGCGCGGCGCGCGAGGCGACCGACCTACCGGTCGTGGCCGAGATGACGTTCGACGAAGAGGGCCTGACGCTGCGCGGCAACGCGCCGGCGGAGGTCGTGCGCGCGTTGGAGCCGCTGGGCGTGGCCGCGGTGGGCGCCAACTGCAGCGTGGGCCCTCTGCCGATGGTCGACGTCGTCGCGGCGATGGCGCAGGCGGCGTCCGTCCCGATCTTCGCCATGCCGAACGCCGGGTTCCCTGCGCGCGTGGAAGGACGCTTCATGTACTTCACGTCGCCAGGATACTTCGCCGAACACGCGCGGCGGATGGTGCAGGTGGGTGCGCGCGTCGTGGGCGGCTGCTGCGGCACCACGCCGGAGCACATCGCCGCCATCGCGGAGGCGGTTCGCGCGCTGCAACCCGGTGCACGCGTCGAAGTGGTGCTGCCCCCGGTCCCCAAGCCGGAGCCCGCGCCGGTGGTGCCCTCGGAACCGACCGAGTTGAGTCGCAAGTTGGGAAGGCAGTTTGTCATCAGCGTCGAGGTCGACCCGCCCAAGGGTACGGACCCGCGCAAGGACCTTCTGGGCGCACAGATGCTGCGCGAGCCCGGCATCGACGCCGTCAACGTCGGCGACAGCCCCCTGGGCCGCGTGCGGATGGGTGCGGTGGCGATGTGCGTCCTGGTCCAGCAGCAGGTGGGTTTGGAGACGATCATCCACTTCACGACCCGCGACCGCAACTTGATGGCCCTGCAGGCCGACCTGATCGGACTGCACGCGCTGGGGGTGCGCAACATCTTGGCGCTCACCGGCGACCCGCCGCGCGCCGGGGACTACCCCGGGGCGACCGCGGTGTACGACACCGACTCCATCGGTCTGGCGCGCATCCTCAAGCGGCTGAACGAGGGGACCGACCTCGCGGGCAAGCCGATCGGCCAGCCGACGTCGTTTTGCGTGGCGGTCGCCTTCGACATGCATCCGGACACCCTGGACCGGGAGATGGCGCGCCTGGACCGCAAGATCGAGGCGGGTGCGGACTTCGTCATGACCCAGCCGATCTTCGAGCCCGAGGTCCTCGACCACTACCTGCGCCGCGTGGGCCGGCCGCCGCGCCCGATGCTCATCGGCGTCCTGCCGCTACAGTCCGGCCGCCACGCCGAGTTCCTGCACCACGAGGTGCCGGGCATCCACATCCCCGACTGGGTCCGCCAGCGCATGGCCCGGGCCGGCAACCGCGGTCGTGAGGAGGGGCTACAGCTGGCGATCGAACTGCTGGACGCCATCGCCGACCGCATCGACGGGGTGTACCTGATGCCCTCCTTCGGCCGCTACGAGGTGGTGGCCGAACTCGTCACCCGCCTCCGCACGCATCCGGCACTCGCCTCCGGGCGCTCTCGTCCGTGA